The stretch of DNA GCGGGATGCGGGTGAGATCCACGAGGATCACCTCGTCGTCGCCGGCGCCCTCCCCGGTGAGGTTGTCGCCCTGGTGCCGGATCGACCCGTCCTTCGACGCCAGCTGGCCGTAGTAGGCGACGTCGACCATGTTGTTGTCCGCGAACAGGACCGCCGACGCGTCGAGGTCGACGTTGGCGGAACGGTTTCCGAACATGCCGCGCTTCTCGATCGGATCCCAGCCGAGCCCCATCTGGATGTACGTCAGCGCGACGCCGCCGTCCTTGCGGAGCGTGACCTTCTGCCCCTTGGTCAGGCTGACCGGCCGCGACTTGGTGAGACTGACCTCGGCCGGAGCCGCGGGCGCGGCGGGAGCGGGAGGCGCAGCGGGAGCCGGAGGCGCAGCGGGAGCCGGAGGCGCAGCGGGAACCGGAGGCGCAGCGGGAGCCACCGGGGCGGGCGCGGGGGCGTCGTCGACGGACACACCGTGATCGGTGACGAGTGCGGCGAAACCACCGGCGTAGCCCTGCCCGACGGCCCGCACCTTCCAGGCGCCCTGGCGGCGGTACAACTCGAGCGCGATGACGATCGACTCGGAGTTCAGCCCTTCGATCTTGTACTCGTACAGCGCGTTTCCAGCGCCGTCGGCGACCCGTGCCGTCGGCGGCGCGGAACGGCCGAAATTGCTGGTGGCGTCGTCGAGGGTGATGACCGCGCGCACCTGGGCGATGTCGGCGGGCACCGCACCGAGGGACACCTTCAGCGACGCCGCCTGTCCGGTGGCCCCGGGCACGAGTTGCACACCGGGACCGGACGGCTGGTTGAAGAAGACGAAGTCGGCGTCCGAGCGGACCTTGCCCGAGTCCGTGACGAGCAGTGCGGACAGATCGGCGGCGGCCGTCAGCTCGAGTGAGACGATGACGTCGGCGACGCTCAGTGGGCCGTTCTGACCCTTGGCTAGCGGAGTGGACACTGCGGTGGTTCCTTCACTGTGGGAGCGTCGGGTTTGTCCCGTTTGGCCTGTTTGCCTACAACCTACAAAAGAGCGCCCGCGGCCGTCGTCGCCGCACCCCGCCCGACGTGGTCCGCGAACCAGCGCAGGATCTCCTCACCGGCGGCGATCCCGCTGCTTCCGGTCACGGACAGGGTCGGATGCTGCCAGTCGAGCGTCTCGAGTTCGCCGTGCCGGGGGCG from Rhodococcus opacus B4 encodes:
- a CDS encoding TerD family protein, which codes for MSTPLAKGQNGPLSVADVIVSLELTAAADLSALLVTDSGKVRSDADFVFFNQPSGPGVQLVPGATGQAASLKVSLGAVPADIAQVRAVITLDDATSNFGRSAPPTARVADGAGNALYEYKIEGLNSESIVIALELYRRQGAWKVRAVGQGYAGGFAALVTDHGVSVDDAPAPAPVAPAAPPVPAAPPAPAAPPAPAAPPAPAAPAAPAEVSLTKSRPVSLTKGQKVTLRKDGGVALTYIQMGLGWDPIEKRGMFGNRSANVDLDASAVLFADNNMVDVAYYGQLASKDGSIRHQGDNLTGEGAGDDEVILVDLTRIPPHISTIVFIVTSYRGHTFEQVKNAFCRLVDTTSNAELARFTLQGGMPFTGMVMAKVYRVGGEWKLQAIGEGIQAKHAGEAAPQLGRFLGV